One region of Eupeodes corollae chromosome 1, idEupCoro1.1, whole genome shotgun sequence genomic DNA includes:
- the LOC129941094 gene encoding mpv17-like protein isoform X1, translating to MIKRFVTFTNKYKIIRGVLSYGALWPCGSLIEQTLIEKRSFGNYDWVKCFKFSIFGAFFMGPTLYVWMRLAAVMWPKRDVSSSICKAITEQASYDPMAISVFMFTMSLFDGKTFNEAQWEVRNKFFDAYKVGVIYWPCVQTVNFTFIPQRNQVVFTSFFSMLWTAFLAYTKYLEIPDVDLEHHVIDIHFLEM from the exons atgattaaGCGATTTGTgacatttacaaataaatacaagatTATACGAGGAGTCTTATCATATGGTGCATTATGGCCTTGTGGTAGCCTTATCGAACAGACGCTTATAGAAAAGCGGTCCTTCGGAAACTACGACTGGGTTAAATGTTTTAA ATTTAGTATATTTGGTGCGTTCTTTATGGGTCCTACACTATATGTTTGGATGCGGTTAGCAGCAGTCATGTGGCCAAAAAGAGATGTTAGTTCTTCAATTTGCAAAGCGATTACCGAGCAGGCATCATACGACCCAATGGCTATATCAGTGTTTATGTTCACAATGAGCTTATTTGATGGGAAAACTTTTAATGAAGCACAGTGGGAA GTAAGGAACAAGTTTTTCGATGCCTACAAAGTGGGAGTTATTTATTGGCCATGTGTTCAAACAGTGAATTTTACATTTATACCACAGCGAAACCAGGTGGTATTTACATCATTTTTCAGTATGTTGTGGACCGCATTTTTAgcgtatacaaaatatttagaaattccCGACGTAGACTTGGAGCACCACGTTATTGATATTCATTTCTTGGAAATGtag